The Corvus moneduloides isolate bCorMon1 unplaced genomic scaffold, bCorMon1.pri scaffold_152_arrow_ctg1, whole genome shotgun sequence region TTCTTTTGGAGGGGAGCAGGACAttgccacctcctcagcagctgccagtgtgGCATGCTCCTGAGCCCgctgctgtctcccagcactgctattCCCCCCGTGCTGCAGAGACGAGGATCCACCTGGAGAGAGCCGTCGTGGGAGCGAGAGCCGGCCCCAGGTGCTGTTCCAGCCCCTCCTGAAAGGGTGCTCCCCGCAGACCATCTGGTGCAGCACGATGCCCAGGGACCAGACGGTCGCTGCCTCGCCGTGGTACCAGCCGAGGTGCGTCCATTCCGGGGGGCTGTAGGACGGTGTTCCTGTGGAATAGAGATGGAGTTCTTCAGGGGGACgctgcctgctcccagagcctcaccccagcatccctgggccTGCGGGGGCCGCACCCGCTGCCCTCTCGCCAGCACCGGGGACTTGTGTACAAACTGGGGGTTGGAAAAGAAGCCGCTGGTGTCGCAAGAGGGCAGCGGAAGCCCCGGCAAGGCCCGAGCATtccatgcaaaggaaaaacccaCTCCGTGCTGGGGAAAAACCACGCTTtcatcctccctgcctgcactgccccagAAACCATTCTTAAGCCAAGGCAAGCACGGGCAGCAGAGCGGTCCAAGCCCTGTCTCGCCTGCACACCAAACGGGCTGGAGCACAGGTTCTGGCCCCCCCTCTCTGCTACCCCCACCCACGGGTGTTTCTGTGGcgctggctgccccagccccagcgccagtcctgggcagaggggctggcaaaggctgccagcagggctggaagatgGGCCCTCAGCCAGCGCCGctcaaaagcagctcagctgaagaCTCCGGCTGCCATGACTGGCAGCAAAAGGGACAATCCCCCGGGCCACAGCCGGCTTGGGCTGTGAGCTGTTGGGCTCTGAGATGCCGTTAGCGGGAGCCTCCCCCTGCGTGGGCTCACCTGCAAAGCTGGCGTAGGCTTCAGCTTGCAGGTAGGTGCCACAGCCAAAGTCGATGAGTTTGGCCGGCCCGGTGGCCAGGTCAACCAGGATGTTCTCCGGTTTGATGTCCCGGTGCAGGACCCCGCAGCTGGTGCAGTGCCGCACGGCCTCCAGCACCTGGCGGAACAGGTGCCGCGCCACCTCCTCGCACAGGAAGCCCCGTGCCCAAATGAAGTGCAGGAGGTCCTGAGACCGCTCCGGGCGCTCCAGCACCATCACCACGTTGCTGGGGAGCTCCAGCCACTCGTGGAGCTGGACGATGCCGGGGAAGCCAGCGGACACCTTGCCCAGCAGCACTATCTCCAGCGGTGCTCGGGTGCCGTCGGGCTGTGGGAGGAGCACGATGCCGTCAGCGGGGCCGATGCCGTGCCGGGGCTCGGCAAGCCCTCAGCCAGCCGGGGACGCTCTGCGCGCTCCGCTGGCCCCACGGCCGCTCTCCCTCGAGGCGTTCTGGCGGCTTCCACCCTGCCGGGCCTCGGCTCATCCCCGCCCGTCGCGCCCC contains the following coding sequences:
- the LOC116438899 gene encoding serine/threonine-protein kinase pim-1-like, with translation KERYRLGSLLGRGGFGSVLAATRLSDGAPVAIKRVPRNRIHHWGQLPDGTRAPLEIVLLGKVSAGFPGIVQLHEWLELPSNVVMVLERPERSQDLLHFIWARGFLCEEVARHLFRQVLEAVRHCTSCGVLHRDIKPENILVDLATGPAKLIDFGCGTYLQAEAYASFAGEPTQGEAPANGISEPNSSQPKPAVARGIVPFAASHGSRSLQLSCF